A single genomic interval of Devosia oryziradicis harbors:
- a CDS encoding cell division protein FtsX — protein sequence MIERVLGLLPSRKGAAPIVPEKSVAGRTLLLLITIMSFLSAVTLGGVVLVQKSAIAWSADVGREVTIQLRPVEGEVMDSNLRTAVSLAEATPGVASARALTIEESQQLLEPWLGTGLDLTAIEIPRLVVVQLADPVEADIEGLGRNLAAVKGASLDTHAAWRQQLNTMAGTIVLSGLLVLVLIGAATVLAIVFATRGAMATNREIVDVLHYIGASNRFIAGEFQGRFLSIGLQGGLLGTVASLLFFTLIGTAAGNMLSSEAGAQVGVLFGRFALGIDGIVGILAVVPVIAALTAITSRVTVRRFLNETS from the coding sequence ATGATTGAGCGCGTCCTGGGCCTCCTGCCTTCTCGCAAGGGCGCTGCCCCCATCGTTCCCGAAAAAAGCGTTGCCGGCCGCACCCTGCTGCTGCTGATCACCATCATGAGCTTTCTCTCCGCGGTGACGCTGGGCGGGGTGGTGCTGGTGCAGAAGTCGGCCATCGCCTGGTCGGCCGATGTGGGTCGCGAGGTCACGATCCAGCTCCGCCCGGTCGAGGGCGAGGTGATGGACAGCAATTTGCGCACCGCCGTGTCGTTGGCCGAGGCCACCCCGGGCGTCGCTTCGGCACGGGCCCTCACCATCGAGGAAAGCCAGCAGTTGCTCGAGCCTTGGCTGGGCACCGGCCTGGATCTCACCGCCATTGAAATTCCGCGCCTGGTCGTCGTCCAGTTGGCCGATCCGGTCGAGGCCGATATCGAGGGCCTCGGGCGCAACCTTGCTGCCGTCAAGGGTGCCAGCCTGGACACGCACGCCGCCTGGCGCCAGCAGCTCAACACCATGGCCGGAACCATCGTCCTGTCGGGCCTGCTCGTCCTGGTGCTGATCGGGGCCGCCACGGTTCTGGCCATCGTCTTTGCCACCCGCGGCGCCATGGCGACCAATCGCGAGATTGTTGACGTCCTGCACTATATCGGCGCGTCCAACCGCTTCATTGCCGGCGAATTCCAGGGCCGGTTCCTCTCCATCGGCCTCCAGGGCGGGCTGCTCGGCACGGTCGCGTCGCTGCTCTTCTTCACCCTCATCGGCACCGCCGCCGGCAACATGCTCTCGAGCGAGGCGGGGGCGCAGGTCGGCGTCCTCTTCGGCCGCTTTGCCCTGGGGATCGATGGCATCGTCGGCATCCTGGCCGTCGTTCCCGTCATCGCCGCCCTCACGGCCATAACCTCGCGCGTCACCGTCCGGCGCTTTCTCAACGAGACCTCCTAG
- the rpmF gene encoding 50S ribosomal protein L32: protein MAVPKRKTSPMKRGFRRSADALASASYVEDKDSGELRRPHHVDLKTGMYRGRQVLDVKK from the coding sequence ATGGCAGTGCCAAAACGAAAGACCTCGCCGATGAAGCGCGGCTTCCGCCGCTCGGCCGACGCTCTTGCCAGCGCATCCTATGTTGAAGACAAGGATTCGGGCGAGCTGCGCCGCCCGCATCACGTCGACCTCAAGACCGGCATGTATCGCGGTCGCCAGGTTCTCGACGTCAAGAAATAA
- a CDS encoding response regulator: protein MARILVAEDDPSVRAFVVSALTMKGHEVVAEEDGGLAAETVDAENGRFDLLLSDIKMPIMDGIGLALHVAAKFPDVIIVLMTGFADQRERAHGLEALIYDVITKPFTLADLLQKVDDALAGKPVEVVSLGRQAQRE, encoded by the coding sequence ATGGCCCGCATCCTGGTTGCCGAAGACGATCCATCGGTGCGCGCCTTCGTGGTCAGCGCCCTCACCATGAAGGGGCACGAAGTCGTCGCCGAGGAAGATGGCGGGCTCGCCGCGGAGACCGTCGATGCCGAGAATGGCCGCTTCGACCTGCTGCTCTCGGATATCAAGATGCCGATCATGGATGGCATCGGGCTGGCCCTGCATGTTGCCGCCAAGTTTCCCGATGTGATCATTGTGCTGATGACCGGCTTTGCCGACCAGCGCGAGCGGGCGCATGGGCTCGAGGCGCTGATCTACGACGTCATCACCAAGCCGTTCACCCTGGCGGACCTGCTGCAGAAGGTCGACGACGCGCTGGCCGGCAAGCCGGTGGAAGTGGTGTCGCTCGGTCGTCAAGCGCAACGGGAATAG
- a CDS encoding winged helix DNA-binding domain-containing protein: MPQTLTDRQLNRATLARQWMLERADVAIPDAIAFLLGLQAQTSGGPYQGLWNRLRDFRHADLTTLIHDKSVLRATTMRTTLHLHTADDMRSIRPVMQPVLDRTWQSTFRKRVGSAERAAVHQRGVELLDQSPLTSGDLGKRLAESWPDAEPLALAQVLHCSETLIQVPPTRVWGHGGPPLLSRIENWAGAPVGPAMALPDLVRRYLAAYGPASIMDMQSWSGLTKLAPAFEALRGELVEFTGEDGRTLYDIPDGLLPDPDTPAPVRFMPEYDNVWLGFADRYRIQPELARNRMVLVNGYIAAYTVDGFISGNWTLKRSKDDIAITILPFRELTKAETADVEAEAHAHGAFLADGKGVVTVAWEKVVA, encoded by the coding sequence ATGCCGCAGACGCTGACCGATCGCCAGCTCAACCGCGCCACGCTGGCGCGCCAGTGGATGCTCGAACGCGCCGATGTCGCCATCCCCGACGCCATCGCCTTCCTGCTCGGGCTCCAGGCCCAGACCAGCGGCGGTCCCTACCAGGGCCTGTGGAACCGGCTGCGCGACTTTCGCCACGCGGACCTGACGACGCTTATCCACGACAAGTCGGTATTGCGTGCCACCACCATGCGCACGACGCTTCATCTGCACACCGCCGACGACATGCGGTCCATCCGGCCCGTCATGCAGCCGGTGCTCGACCGCACCTGGCAATCGACCTTCCGCAAGCGGGTCGGCAGTGCCGAACGTGCCGCGGTGCACCAGCGCGGTGTCGAACTGCTCGACCAGTCGCCCCTGACCAGCGGCGATCTGGGCAAGCGCCTGGCCGAAAGCTGGCCCGATGCTGAGCCGTTGGCGCTGGCGCAGGTGCTGCATTGCAGCGAGACGCTGATCCAGGTCCCGCCGACCCGTGTCTGGGGCCATGGCGGCCCGCCCCTGCTGAGCCGCATCGAGAACTGGGCCGGCGCGCCCGTGGGGCCCGCCATGGCCCTTCCCGACCTGGTGCGCCGCTATCTGGCCGCCTATGGCCCGGCCAGCATCATGGACATGCAGAGCTGGTCCGGCCTCACCAAGCTGGCCCCGGCCTTCGAGGCGCTGCGGGGTGAACTGGTCGAGTTCACCGGCGAGGACGGCCGCACGCTCTACGACATTCCCGACGGGTTGTTGCCCGATCCGGACACCCCGGCTCCGGTGCGCTTCATGCCCGAATACGACAATGTCTGGCTCGGCTTTGCCGACCGCTATCGCATCCAGCCCGAGCTGGCGCGCAATCGCATGGTACTGGTGAACGGCTATATCGCCGCCTACACGGTCGATGGCTTCATATCAGGCAATTGGACGCTCAAGCGCAGCAAGGACGACATCGCCATCACCATTCTCCCCTTCCGTGAGTTGACCAAGGCGGAGACAGCCGATGTCGAGGCAGAGGCGCACGCCCATGGGGCGTTCCTGGCCGATGGCAAGGGCGTGGTGACGGTCGCTTGGGAGAAGGTGGTGGCGTGA
- a CDS encoding GNAT family N-acetyltransferase has product MSKKLTFKPVTAKTVGDFEDLFGARGGPNWCWCMAFRATSAELKDAKGPARKQQMLDRINGGVPVGLIGYSSGTPVAWVSVAPKETFQKGLGGIEDNGKVWSLTCLYIDRDHRKQGLTAQLIAAAARHAKKHKAEILEAYPVDPDSPSYRHMGFVPAFKREGFTPAGREGTRRHIMHLAL; this is encoded by the coding sequence ATGTCCAAAAAGCTGACATTCAAACCGGTAACGGCGAAAACTGTCGGCGATTTCGAAGACCTGTTCGGGGCCAGGGGCGGCCCCAACTGGTGCTGGTGCATGGCATTTCGCGCTACATCGGCAGAACTCAAGGACGCCAAGGGCCCGGCCCGCAAGCAGCAGATGCTGGACCGGATCAACGGTGGCGTGCCGGTGGGCCTGATCGGCTATAGTAGCGGCACGCCCGTGGCCTGGGTGTCGGTGGCACCCAAGGAGACGTTCCAGAAAGGCCTGGGCGGGATCGAGGATAATGGCAAGGTGTGGTCGCTGACCTGCCTGTACATCGATCGCGATCACCGAAAACAGGGCCTGACCGCGCAGCTGATCGCGGCCGCCGCCAGACACGCCAAAAAGCACAAGGCCGAGATCCTTGAAGCCTATCCCGTGGATCCCGATTCTCCCAGTTACCGCCATATGGGATTCGTGCCCGCCTTCAAGCGCGAAGGCTTCACACCGGCGGGCCGCGAAGGCACGCGGCGGCACATCATGCACCTGGCACTTTAA
- the gloB gene encoding hydroxyacylglutathione hydrolase, with product MSLIVDVFPARSDNFGYLVHDTATGRTAAIDAPETAAIKNALVHRGWTLTDIFITHHHIDHVEAIPELKAEFGARVVGPRGEADKIADLDELVAGGDTVSLGETTFDVYDAPGHTLGHIVFHDRAGKHLFTADALFSLGVGRMFEGTPGPMWEGVKALRALPDDTLVYCGHEYTQSNARFALSIDPDNAALQKRSAEVTALREAGRPTIPFLLGEDKAANPFLRADDPGLARHYGLEGADPAEVFAAIRKGKDNF from the coding sequence GTGAGTCTGATCGTCGATGTGTTTCCCGCCCGGAGCGATAATTTCGGCTACCTGGTGCATGACACCGCCACGGGGCGCACGGCCGCCATCGACGCGCCCGAGACGGCCGCGATCAAAAATGCCCTGGTGCACCGTGGCTGGACCCTGACCGATATTTTCATCACCCACCATCATATCGACCATGTGGAGGCCATTCCCGAGCTCAAGGCCGAGTTTGGCGCGCGGGTGGTCGGGCCGCGCGGCGAGGCCGACAAGATCGCCGATCTCGACGAGCTGGTGGCCGGTGGCGACACGGTGAGCCTGGGTGAGACCACATTCGACGTCTATGACGCGCCGGGCCATACGCTGGGCCACATCGTCTTCCACGACCGCGCAGGCAAGCACCTGTTCACCGCCGATGCGCTGTTCTCCCTGGGCGTGGGCCGCATGTTCGAGGGTACGCCAGGCCCGATGTGGGAGGGGGTCAAGGCGCTGCGCGCGCTGCCTGATGATACGCTGGTCTATTGCGGGCACGAATATACCCAGAGCAATGCCAGGTTCGCGCTATCCATCGACCCCGACAATGCCGCGTTGCAGAAGCGGTCGGCCGAGGTGACGGCCCTGCGCGAGGCCGGGCGGCCGACGATCCCGTTCCTGCTGGGCGAGGACAAGGCGGCCAATCCGTTCCTGCGGGCCGACGATCCGGGCCTGGCGCGGCATTATGGGCTCGAGGGCGCCGACCCGGCCGAAGTCTTCGCGGCCATCCGGAAGGGCAAGGACAACTTCTAA
- a CDS encoding lysophospholipid acyltransferase family protein → MAIVQAVRTALFYLVFIGQTAVVAIIVGIIAMIAGRTPASWALAKFWCRSNLVYLRVLAGVKTDVTGEENIPAGGCIIAAKHQSDWDVFAIFPHTGRPAYIVKKELMDIPFFGPAARSLDCIEVDRKKGAEAIPLLMEQAHAAIDRGCRIVIFPEGTRKAPLAPADYRQGIARLYLELNVPVVPVALNSGLFWGRNSLIIWPGTAQARFLAPIEAGLPADVFMERLKKAIESESDALILQAEDHGLSRPVDTKLRARLDALRQARNSA, encoded by the coding sequence ATGGCAATCGTCCAGGCAGTGCGCACCGCACTGTTTTATCTGGTCTTCATCGGGCAGACGGCCGTGGTGGCGATCATCGTCGGCATCATTGCCATGATCGCCGGTCGCACCCCGGCAAGCTGGGCCCTCGCCAAATTCTGGTGCCGGTCCAACCTGGTCTACCTGCGCGTCCTGGCGGGCGTCAAAACCGACGTGACCGGCGAGGAGAACATCCCCGCGGGCGGCTGCATCATCGCGGCCAAGCACCAGAGCGACTGGGACGTCTTCGCCATTTTCCCCCATACCGGTCGCCCCGCCTATATCGTCAAGAAGGAGCTGATGGACATCCCCTTCTTCGGCCCGGCGGCACGGTCGCTGGACTGCATCGAGGTCGACCGCAAGAAGGGCGCCGAGGCGATCCCGCTGCTGATGGAGCAGGCGCACGCCGCCATCGATCGCGGCTGCCGCATCGTCATCTTCCCCGAGGGCACCCGCAAGGCGCCCTTGGCCCCAGCCGACTACCGCCAGGGCATTGCGCGGCTTTATCTTGAGCTCAACGTCCCCGTCGTGCCGGTCGCGCTCAATTCCGGCCTGTTCTGGGGCCGCAACAGCCTGATCATCTGGCCCGGCACGGCGCAGGCCAGGTTCCTCGCCCCCATCGAAGCCGGTCTTCCCGCCGACGTATTCATGGAGCGACTCAAAAAAGCCATCGAATCGGAGTCCGATGCCCTCATTCTCCAAGCTGAGGATCATGGTCTTTCGCGCCCCGTCGATACCAAGCTGCGCGCCCGCCTCGACGCTCTCCGTCAGGCACGGAATAGTGCTTGA
- the ftsE gene encoding cell division ATP-binding protein FtsE, with translation MIEFSNVGLRYGNGPEILRDLTFSVEPGSFHFLTGPSGAGKTSLLRLLLLSLKPSRGRVTMFGEDVSNLSQDRLLQMRRHIGIVFQEFRLLDHLTTFENVALPLRVLGQAESEYRPNVTELLEWVGLGERMNALPSLLSGGEKQRAAIARAVIARPKILLADEPTGNVDPDLSSRLVHLFAELNRTLGMTIILATHELPLLDKFNYPRMLLSKGELVIHD, from the coding sequence TTGATCGAGTTTTCCAATGTCGGGCTGCGTTACGGCAACGGGCCGGAAATCCTGCGCGATCTGACCTTTTCGGTCGAGCCGGGCTCGTTCCATTTCCTGACCGGCCCCTCAGGCGCCGGCAAGACCAGCCTCCTCCGCTTGCTGCTGCTCTCGCTCAAGCCCTCGCGCGGCCGCGTCACCATGTTTGGCGAGGATGTGAGCAATCTCAGCCAGGATCGCCTGCTGCAGATGCGGCGCCATATCGGCATCGTGTTCCAAGAATTCCGCCTGCTCGACCACCTGACCACGTTCGAGAACGTCGCGCTGCCACTGCGCGTCCTGGGACAGGCCGAGAGCGAATACCGCCCCAACGTTACCGAACTGCTCGAATGGGTGGGTCTGGGCGAACGCATGAACGCCCTGCCCTCGCTGCTTTCGGGCGGTGAGAAACAGCGCGCTGCCATTGCCCGCGCCGTCATTGCCCGGCCCAAGATCCTGCTGGCCGACGAGCCGACCGGCAATGTCGACCCTGATCTCTCCAGCCGCCTCGTGCACCTGTTCGCCGAACTCAACCGCACCCTGGGCATGACCATCATCCTGGCCACGCATGAATTGCCGCTGCTCGACAAGTTCAATTACCCGCGCATGCTGCTCAGTAAGGGCGAGTTGGTGATCCATGATTGA
- the fumC gene encoding class II fumarate hydratase, whose product MSTRVESDTMGTIEVPSDKYYGAQTARSLMNFDIGGEKMPTEIVTAFGVLKKAAALANHKLGLLDETTRDLIVAAADEVISGKLADHFPLVVWQTGSGTQSNMNVNEVISNRAIEMAGGTMGSKKPVHPNDHVNMSQSSNDTYPTAMHIAAVEALENYLFPRVQLLRDTLNAKAEEFMDVVKIGRTHLQDATPLTLGQEMSGWVAQIDLAVKAIKATLPQLKELALGGTAVGTGLNAHPDYAVAVAKEIATLSGHDFVTAPNKYAVMAGHDAFVGTSGALKQLAAAFMKIANDVRWLASGPRSGLGEITIPENEPGSSIMPGKVNPTQSEAMTMVVAHVMGNDAAIGFAASQGNFELNVFKPVIAYNFLQSVRLLADSAKSFNDNCAVGIEPDRKRIKQLVDQSLMLVTALNRKIGYDNAAKIAKTAHKNGSTLRETAIELGLLTGEEFDAEVKPEQMVGPLKLKK is encoded by the coding sequence ATGAGCACGCGCGTCGAATCGGACACCATGGGCACCATCGAGGTCCCCTCCGACAAGTATTACGGCGCGCAGACGGCCCGCAGCCTGATGAATTTCGATATCGGCGGCGAGAAGATGCCGACCGAGATCGTCACCGCCTTCGGCGTCCTCAAGAAGGCCGCGGCTTTGGCCAATCACAAGCTGGGCCTGCTCGACGAAACGACCCGCGACCTGATCGTCGCCGCGGCTGACGAGGTGATCTCGGGCAAGCTGGCCGATCACTTCCCTCTCGTGGTCTGGCAGACCGGCTCGGGCACCCAGTCCAACATGAATGTCAACGAGGTCATCTCCAACCGGGCCATCGAGATGGCGGGCGGCACCATGGGCTCCAAGAAACCCGTGCATCCCAATGACCACGTCAATATGAGCCAGTCGTCCAACGACACCTATCCCACGGCCATGCATATCGCCGCCGTCGAGGCGCTGGAGAACTACCTCTTCCCGCGCGTCCAGCTGCTGCGCGATACGCTCAACGCCAAGGCCGAGGAATTCATGGATGTGGTCAAGATCGGCCGCACCCACCTGCAGGACGCCACGCCGCTGACCCTGGGCCAGGAAATGAGCGGCTGGGTCGCCCAGATCGATTTGGCGGTCAAGGCCATCAAGGCCACCCTGCCCCAGCTCAAGGAACTGGCGCTGGGCGGCACGGCCGTCGGCACGGGCCTCAATGCCCACCCTGATTATGCCGTGGCCGTGGCCAAGGAGATCGCCACCCTCAGCGGCCACGACTTCGTCACCGCCCCCAACAAATATGCCGTCATGGCTGGCCACGACGCCTTTGTGGGCACCTCGGGCGCGCTGAAGCAACTCGCCGCCGCCTTCATGAAGATCGCCAACGACGTGCGCTGGCTGGCCTCGGGCCCCCGCTCGGGCCTTGGCGAAATCACCATTCCGGAAAACGAGCCCGGCTCCTCGATCATGCCGGGCAAGGTCAACCCGACCCAGTCCGAAGCCATGACCATGGTGGTCGCCCATGTCATGGGCAATGACGCCGCCATCGGCTTTGCCGCATCGCAGGGCAATTTCGAGCTCAACGTCTTCAAGCCCGTCATCGCCTACAACTTCCTGCAGTCGGTGCGGCTCCTCGCGGACAGCGCCAAGAGCTTCAACGACAACTGCGCGGTCGGTATCGAGCCCGATCGCAAGCGCATCAAGCAGCTGGTCGACCAGTCGCTGATGCTGGTCACCGCGCTCAACCGCAAGATCGGCTATGACAACGCCGCCAAGATCGCCAAGACCGCCCACAAGAACGGCTCGACGCTGCGCGAAACCGCCATCGAACTGGGGCTTCTCACCGGCGAGGAATTCGACGCCGAGGTGAAACCCGAACAGATGGTCGGTCCGCTCAAGCTCAAGAAGTAG
- a CDS encoding zinc-ribbon domain-containing protein, with protein MIITCPHCQTKYQVTYEAIGSAGRKVQCAHCQQAWQQRPLTKDDDTDEQKQAFEAIAEDSLDEAMQAEEREVAAEVAARLEVESRAAAGKVDPALVRKRQKAFTRRQTAIAAELPLARLRRSVRVAGLVLLAATAATAYFGRLQVVERFPAMAGVYEAVGLGVNVVGLDFSDMSSLRTTRDGKDVLMVSAQIVGLEPEPAAVPDVVVTLIDVHGHAIYEWSVTPGVRDLMAGERATFNTQLTLPPGEAERVRLTFAGGQGMPIISAEAHAGMDEAQAGDSAEPQETAAGHAGPDHDAGHAAPAQTDHAAPAAPEHTPTPEHH; from the coding sequence ATGATCATCACCTGTCCACATTGCCAGACCAAGTACCAGGTGACCTATGAGGCCATCGGGTCGGCCGGGCGCAAGGTACAGTGCGCCCATTGCCAGCAGGCCTGGCAACAGCGGCCGCTGACCAAGGATGACGACACCGACGAGCAGAAGCAGGCCTTCGAGGCGATTGCCGAGGATAGCCTCGATGAGGCCATGCAGGCCGAAGAGCGCGAGGTTGCCGCCGAGGTGGCGGCGCGGCTCGAAGTCGAAAGCCGCGCGGCAGCCGGCAAGGTCGACCCCGCCTTGGTGCGAAAGCGACAGAAGGCCTTCACGCGTCGGCAGACGGCGATTGCGGCCGAACTGCCGCTGGCCCGGCTGCGCCGCTCGGTGCGCGTGGCGGGTTTAGTGCTGCTGGCCGCCACTGCAGCCACGGCCTATTTCGGTCGCCTGCAGGTGGTGGAGCGGTTTCCAGCGATGGCCGGCGTCTATGAGGCGGTCGGCCTGGGCGTCAACGTGGTGGGGCTGGACTTCTCCGATATGTCGAGCCTGAGGACGACGCGCGACGGCAAGGATGTGCTGATGGTCTCGGCGCAGATCGTGGGGCTCGAGCCTGAGCCGGCCGCGGTGCCAGATGTCGTGGTCACCCTGATCGACGTGCACGGGCACGCCATCTACGAATGGAGCGTCACGCCGGGGGTGCGCGACCTGATGGCCGGGGAGCGCGCGACCTTCAACACGCAACTGACCTTGCCGCCTGGCGAGGCGGAGCGCGTGCGCCTTACCTTTGCCGGCGGGCAGGGCATGCCCATCATTTCCGCCGAGGCCCATGCCGGCATGGACGAGGCGCAGGCAGGCGACTCGGCCGAGCCGCAGGAAACGGCCGCCGGACATGCCGGTCCAGATCACGATGCCGGCCATGCCGCGCCAGCCCAAACCGATCATGCGGCTCCCGCCGCACCCGAACACACGCCTACTCCGGAGCATCACTGA